From a region of the Coprococcus comes ATCC 27758 genome:
- a CDS encoding helix-turn-helix domain-containing protein, whose protein sequence is MQIGEKIKNYRKTAGLTQEQVADYLDVSTPAVNKWEKGNTYPDISLLPAIARLLKIDMNELFSFREELTEKEIGQFVNELSEVSLDSFIKAFEMGKNKIKEYPHCDSLIYSIATVLNAALTLSDVDDEKKLECNNVIVEWLERTAESPNEKVSISSIFMLAAKYIQMEKYKEANIFLDKIPDTVIDATIMKTNVLAHQEGTDIAAFFLEGKLMQTVTNIQNYLYKLIEMEEETGNHCKAEEIAEITEHMVSLFGLWDYGKVVPYLLIAVYRKDVEKCIQLIKEVLMESKKPWKMVESPLYYRYVDTVQGKSFSGVGNNFVHALATEIENKEEYEFLKGNKELEAIFSQYLK, encoded by the coding sequence ATGCAAATTGGTGAGAAGATAAAAAACTATCGGAAAACTGCGGGATTAACACAAGAACAGGTGGCGGATTATTTGGACGTTTCTACTCCTGCGGTAAATAAATGGGAAAAAGGAAACACATATCCAGATATATCATTACTTCCGGCAATTGCTCGATTATTAAAAATTGATATGAATGAACTATTTTCATTTCGTGAAGAATTGACAGAAAAAGAGATTGGACAATTTGTGAATGAGCTTTCGGAAGTTTCATTGGATAGCTTTATAAAAGCTTTTGAGATGGGAAAAAATAAAATAAAGGAATATCCTCATTGTGATTCGTTGATTTATTCAATTGCTACTGTTTTAAATGCGGCGTTAACTTTATCCGATGTCGATGATGAGAAAAAGTTGGAATGCAATAATGTGATTGTTGAATGGCTGGAACGAACTGCTGAAAGTCCGAATGAAAAGGTAAGTATTTCCAGTATTTTTATGCTTGCAGCGAAATATATACAAATGGAAAAATATAAAGAAGCAAATATCTTTTTGGATAAAATTCCAGATACTGTGATAGATGCCACAATTATGAAAACGAATGTACTAGCACACCAGGAAGGGACAGATATTGCAGCGTTCTTTTTAGAGGGAAAACTGATGCAGACAGTTACGAATATACAAAACTATCTGTATAAGTTGATAGAAATGGAAGAAGAAACCGGAAATCATTGTAAAGCAGAGGAGATTGCCGAAATCACAGAACATATGGTATCGTTATTTGGTCTGTGGGATTACGGTAAAGTAGTACCATATCTATTGATTGCCGTGTATCGAAAGGATGTAGAAAAATGTATTCAGTTGATAAAAGAAGTGCTGATGGAGTCAAAGAAGCCATGGAAGATGGTGGAATCACCTTTATATTACAGATATGTGGATACAGTACAGGGAAAGTCTTTTTCAGGCGTTGGAAATAATTTTGTTCATGCATTAGCTACAGAAATTGAAAATAAAGAAGAGTATGAATTTTTGAAAGGGAATAAAGAACTGGAGGCGATTTTTTCTCAATATTTGAAATAG
- a CDS encoding type II toxin-antitoxin system RelE/ParE family toxin has protein sequence MLKLRINPIVAKDLKNIRDYIAEDNEEYAAKTIKEIYGKFENLQMFPEMGSDLSKRVSFWTDYKYAIWEDYVIIYKVGNEYVEIYRVVNRYQDITRIFD, from the coding sequence ATGTTAAAATTGCGGATCAATCCGATTGTTGCAAAGGATTTGAAAAACATCCGAGATTATATTGCTGAAGATAACGAAGAATATGCAGCAAAGACCATAAAGGAAATTTACGGTAAATTTGAAAACCTTCAGATGTTTCCTGAAATGGGGTCGGATCTCTCCAAACGGGTCAGCTTTTGGACAGATTATAAATATGCGATATGGGAAGATTATGTTATTATCTACAAGGTCGGTAACGAATATGTAGAGATTTATCGTGTAGTTAACCGATATCAGGATATCACGAGAATCTTTGATTGA
- a CDS encoding helix-turn-helix transcriptional regulator, with amino-acid sequence MELSIQIKKYRTELHLSQEELAEKVYVTRQTISNWENEKSYPDIHSLLLLSSLFNVSLDQLIKGDIEKMKEIISEQEIKKFNYYGSIYTVHLAVLIISAVPLFMWLGRYAYIPFGILFIITMYWALKVEKLKKKNDIQTYKEIVAFTEGKNWMNFIRQLKWENVLIKIY; translated from the coding sequence TATCACAGGAGGAATTGGCAGAAAAGGTATATGTAACAAGACAGACAATTTCTAATTGGGAAAACGAAAAGAGTTATCCTGATATTCATAGCTTGTTACTTCTTAGTTCATTGTTTAATGTATCTCTCGATCAATTAATTAAAGGAGATATAGAGAAAATGAAAGAAATTATTAGCGAGCAAGAAATTAAAAAGTTTAATTATTATGGTTCCATCTATACAGTTCATTTGGCCGTGTTGATTATATCGGCAGTACCTTTGTTTATGTGGCTCGGAAGGTATGCGTATATTCCGTTTGGGATTTTATTTATTATTACAATGTACTGGGCGTTAAAGGTTGAAAAACTAAAAAAGAAAAATGATATACAAACCTATAAGGAAATTGTTGCATTTACGGAGGGAAAAAATTGGATGAACTTCATAAGGCAGTTGAAGTGGGAAAACGTCCTTATCAAAATATATTAA
- a CDS encoding type II toxin-antitoxin system prevent-host-death family antitoxin: MANILPVSDLRNYNEVLKNCHKGEPVYLTKNGRGRFVVMDIEDYERDRAEKKLLMKLQEAEEVVKDGEGWLNLDELKALVGE; encoded by the coding sequence ATGGCAAATATTTTACCAGTATCTGATTTGAGAAATTATAATGAAGTCCTGAAAAACTGTCATAAAGGAGAACCGGTATATCTGACTAAGAATGGCAGAGGACGTTTCGTTGTCATGGATATTGAAGATTATGAGCGTGACCGAGCAGAGAAAAAGCTTCTGATGAAGCTGCAGGAAGCTGAAGAAGTAGTGAAAGACGGAGAAGGCTGGCTGAATCTGGATGAACTGAAAGCACTTGTGGGGGAATAA